In Arthrobacter sp. B3I4, the following proteins share a genomic window:
- a CDS encoding glutamine amidotransferase yields MKPFLLLASRAEDAAADDEYLAYLRYTGLAEAQLHRVRMEAAPLPRLELEEYSGVIVGGSPFTSSDPAEHKSEVQHRVERELFALLDRIVAADFPFLGACYGVGTLGLHQGAVIDRTYGEGLGGVTVSMTLAGQQDPLLRGLPEQFTAFVGHKEACTVLPGGAVLLASSETCPVQMFRIRSNLYATQFHPELDADGLTTRIDIYRHAGYFPPDSAEELMAQARRHDVTEPMAILRNFVERYAR; encoded by the coding sequence GTGAAGCCCTTTCTGCTCCTCGCCTCCCGTGCCGAGGACGCCGCCGCCGACGACGAATACCTCGCCTACCTGCGCTACACCGGCCTGGCCGAGGCGCAGCTGCACCGCGTCCGGATGGAAGCTGCGCCGCTGCCCCGGCTGGAACTGGAGGAGTATTCCGGCGTGATCGTCGGCGGCAGCCCCTTCACCTCCAGCGACCCGGCCGAGCACAAGAGCGAGGTCCAGCACCGGGTGGAGCGCGAACTGTTCGCCCTGCTGGACCGGATCGTCGCGGCGGACTTCCCCTTCCTCGGTGCCTGCTACGGCGTCGGAACCCTGGGTCTGCACCAGGGCGCCGTGATTGACCGGACCTACGGCGAAGGACTGGGCGGGGTCACCGTCAGCATGACTCTTGCCGGCCAGCAGGATCCGCTGCTGCGCGGGCTGCCGGAACAGTTCACCGCGTTCGTGGGCCACAAGGAAGCCTGCACCGTGCTGCCCGGCGGAGCGGTGCTGCTGGCAAGCTCCGAGACCTGCCCGGTGCAGATGTTCCGGATCCGTTCCAACCTCTACGCCACCCAGTTCCACCCGGAGCTCGACGCCGATGGCCTCACCACGCGGATCGACATCTACCGCCATGCCGGCTACTTCCCGCCGGACTCGGCCGAGGAGCTGATGGCCCAGGCCCGGCGGCACGACGTCACCGAGCCGATGGCCATCCTGCGCAATTTCGTGGAGCGCTACGCCCGCTAG
- a CDS encoding biotin carboxylase N-terminal domain-containing protein, with protein MSAISEQSAHPVPATTPGTRRLSKVLIANRGEIAVRIIRAARDEGLASVAVYADPDRDALHVKLADEAYALGGNTAAESYLVMDKLIEVAVRAGADAVHPGYGFLAENAEFAAKVIAAGITWIGPSPEAISALGDKVQARHIAEKVGAPQVPGTADPVNSAEEILEFVDKFGLPVAIKAAFGGGGRGIKVARTREEIPELFESAVREATAAFGRGECFIERFLDAPRHVETQCLADAHGNVVVVSTRDCSLQRRNQKLVEEAPAPFLTEEQNRRLYESSKAILKEAGYLGAGTCEFLVGQDGTISFLEVNTRLQVEHCVSEEVTGIDLVREQFRLARGEELGYGDPEIRGHSIEFRITGEDPGRNFMPAPGTITGLKNPTGPGVRIDSGVEQGDIISGNFDSMLSKLVVTGATRAQALQRSRRALEEMVVEGIPTVIPFDLAVVSNPDFAPAEGPFKVHTRWIETAFVNDIPAWTPTGTATEASDGGERQRVVVEVGGKRLEVVLPASLGTVSGGGKPAKAKKRSRSAGTAAPAGGNALTSPMQGTIVKVAVAEGERVAEGDLVVVLEAMKMEQPLTAHRTGIVIGLAASAGETVAAGAVIAMIEDGESAE; from the coding sequence TTGTCAGCAATTTCGGAGCAGTCCGCCCACCCCGTGCCCGCCACCACCCCGGGCACCCGCCGCCTGAGCAAGGTGCTGATCGCCAACCGCGGCGAGATCGCGGTACGGATCATCCGCGCCGCACGTGACGAAGGCCTCGCCTCGGTGGCGGTCTACGCCGATCCGGACCGGGACGCCCTGCACGTCAAGCTCGCCGACGAGGCCTACGCCCTGGGGGGAAACACCGCCGCCGAGTCCTACCTGGTGATGGACAAGCTGATCGAGGTGGCCGTCCGCGCCGGCGCCGACGCTGTCCACCCGGGCTACGGCTTCCTGGCCGAAAACGCCGAGTTCGCCGCCAAAGTGATCGCCGCCGGCATCACTTGGATCGGGCCCTCCCCCGAGGCAATCTCCGCCCTCGGCGACAAGGTCCAGGCCCGCCACATCGCCGAAAAGGTCGGCGCCCCGCAGGTCCCCGGTACCGCCGATCCGGTGAATTCCGCCGAGGAAATCCTGGAGTTCGTGGACAAGTTCGGCCTGCCGGTGGCCATCAAGGCAGCCTTCGGCGGCGGCGGGCGCGGCATCAAGGTCGCCCGCACCCGCGAGGAAATCCCGGAACTGTTCGAATCCGCGGTCCGCGAGGCCACGGCCGCATTCGGCCGCGGCGAATGTTTCATCGAACGCTTTCTCGACGCGCCCCGCCACGTGGAGACCCAGTGCCTCGCCGACGCGCACGGCAACGTCGTGGTCGTATCGACCCGCGACTGCTCGCTGCAGCGCCGCAACCAGAAACTCGTCGAAGAAGCCCCGGCCCCGTTCCTGACCGAGGAGCAGAACCGGCGGCTTTACGAGTCCTCCAAGGCCATCCTCAAGGAAGCGGGCTACCTCGGAGCCGGCACCTGCGAGTTCCTCGTCGGCCAGGACGGCACCATTTCCTTCCTGGAAGTTAACACCCGGCTCCAGGTCGAGCACTGCGTTTCCGAGGAAGTCACCGGCATCGATCTGGTCCGCGAACAGTTCCGGCTGGCCCGCGGTGAGGAACTCGGCTACGGCGACCCTGAAATCCGCGGCCACTCGATCGAGTTCCGCATCACCGGCGAGGACCCGGGCCGCAACTTCATGCCCGCCCCCGGCACCATCACCGGCCTGAAGAACCCCACCGGCCCCGGCGTGCGGATCGATTCCGGCGTGGAACAGGGCGACATCATCAGCGGCAACTTCGACTCGATGCTCTCCAAGCTGGTCGTCACCGGCGCCACCCGCGCCCAGGCCCTGCAGCGCTCCCGGCGGGCCCTCGAGGAGATGGTGGTGGAGGGCATTCCCACCGTCATCCCGTTCGACCTCGCCGTCGTCTCCAACCCCGACTTCGCCCCCGCCGAGGGCCCCTTCAAGGTCCACACCCGCTGGATCGAGACCGCCTTCGTCAACGACATTCCCGCCTGGACACCGACCGGCACCGCAACGGAAGCGTCCGACGGCGGCGAACGCCAGCGCGTCGTCGTCGAGGTTGGCGGCAAGCGCCTGGAAGTCGTCCTGCCGGCGTCGCTTGGCACCGTCTCCGGCGGCGGGAAGCCGGCCAAGGCCAAGAAGCGCTCCCGCAGCGCCGGCACGGCCGCCCCGGCCGGCGGCAACGCCCTGACCTCGCCCATGCAGGGCACGATCGTCAAGGTCGCCGTCGCGGAAGGCGAGCGCGTGGCCGAGGGCGACCTCGTCGTCGTGCTCGAAGCGATGAAGATGGAACAGCCGCTCACGGCCCACCGCACCGGCATTGTGATCGGGCTCGCCGCTTCCGCCGGTGAGACGGTTGCCGCGGGCGCCGTGATTGCCATGATCGAGGACGGCGAGAGCGCCGAATAG